In the Kribbella sp. NBC_00482 genome, one interval contains:
- the argC gene encoding N-acetyl-gamma-glutamyl-phosphate reductase: protein MSVTVAVAGASGYAGGELLRLLSSHPEVEIGALTAGSNAGTALGVHHPHLVPLAGRILVETTAENLAGHDVVFLALPHGQSAVIAEQLGDDVTVIDCGADFRLTDAEVWIEFYGGEHAGAWPYGLPELPGQRDKLRGSNRVAVPGCYPTVSTLALLPAVQNGLVDPTQLVVVAVSGTSGAGKAPKAHLLGAEVMGSASAYGVGGVHRHTPEIEQNLTPYADGPVSVSFTPVLAPMARGILATCSAPVADGTDYAALRKAYEDAYADEPFIHLLPEGQWPQTQATLGANTVQMQIALDQRTGRAVVVAAMDNLTKGTAGAAVQCMNLATGLDETLALPLVGVAP from the coding sequence ATGAGCGTGACGGTGGCGGTGGCCGGTGCCAGTGGGTATGCGGGGGGCGAGCTGCTCCGGTTGCTCAGTAGCCACCCGGAGGTGGAGATCGGCGCCCTGACCGCCGGCAGCAACGCCGGTACGGCGCTCGGCGTGCATCACCCGCACCTCGTGCCGCTGGCCGGGCGCATCCTGGTCGAGACCACGGCGGAGAATCTCGCCGGTCACGACGTGGTGTTCCTGGCCCTTCCGCACGGACAGTCCGCCGTCATTGCCGAGCAGCTCGGAGATGACGTCACCGTGATCGACTGCGGCGCGGACTTCCGGCTGACCGACGCCGAGGTGTGGATCGAGTTCTACGGCGGCGAGCACGCCGGCGCGTGGCCGTACGGGCTCCCCGAGCTCCCCGGTCAACGGGACAAGCTCCGCGGGTCGAACCGGGTCGCCGTCCCGGGGTGTTATCCCACCGTCTCCACCTTGGCTCTGCTCCCCGCCGTACAGAACGGGCTCGTCGACCCCACCCAGCTGGTGGTCGTCGCCGTCAGCGGTACGTCGGGCGCGGGCAAGGCCCCGAAGGCACACCTGCTCGGCGCCGAGGTGATGGGATCCGCCTCGGCGTACGGCGTCGGCGGCGTGCATCGCCATACGCCGGAGATCGAGCAGAACCTCACGCCGTACGCCGACGGGCCGGTGAGCGTGTCGTTCACGCCTGTGCTCGCGCCGATGGCTCGCGGCATCCTCGCCACCTGCAGCGCACCGGTTGCCGACGGCACCGACTACGCCGCGCTCCGGAAGGCCTACGAGGACGCGTACGCCGACGAGCCGTTCATCCACCTGCTGCCCGAGGGGCAATGGCCGCAGACGCAGGCCACCCTCGGCGCGAACACCGTGCAGATGCAGATCGCCCTGGACCAGCGCACCGGCCGCGCCGTCGTCGTGGCCGCGATGGACAACCTCACCAAGGGCACCGCCGGCGCCGCCGTGCAGTGCATG